In Armatimonadota bacterium, the following proteins share a genomic window:
- the ndhC gene encoding NADH-quinone oxidoreductase subunit A — translation MFGEYLPILMMMAIAAVVCSVMVVGSYILGPKRVTKYKQSPYECGVAPLGDANERFPIKFYLIAILFVLFDIEVVFLWPWLSVFKNASLEYKIFTGVDILIYMGIWIVGMAYVIKVGAIDWDESSSLAPEKLVGSESAAPLATSPAEARNPI, via the coding sequence ATGTTCGGGGAATACCTGCCGATCCTCATGATGATGGCCATTGCCGCCGTCGTCTGCTCGGTCATGGTCGTCGGAAGCTACATCCTTGGCCCAAAAAGGGTGACGAAATACAAACAGTCGCCCTACGAATGCGGGGTTGCACCACTGGGGGACGCCAATGAACGGTTCCCCATCAAGTTCTATCTTATCGCCATCCTGTTCGTCTTGTTCGACATCGAAGTCGTCTTCTTGTGGCCTTGGCTCTCCGTCTTCAAAAACGCCTCGCTGGAATACAAAATCTTCACCGGCGTCGACATCCTCATCTACATGGGAATCTGGATCGTCGGCATGGCCTATGTCATCAAAGTCGGAGCGATCGACTGGGATGAATCCAGTTCGCTGGCTCCCGAAAAACTCGTCGGTTCCGAATCCGCCGCCCCCCTGGCCACCAGCCCGGCCGAGGCCCGCAACCCCATCTAA